In Actinoplanes lobatus, the DNA window CGGGTGGGGCCGTGAGCCACCCGGGCTCAGCGGGGACGGTGAACTGATAGTGATCGCGATCGCCGAGCCTCGAATGCTGCCGTGATGTGCCGCTTTACCCGCTGAACCATTGCGGGACATGAATCCCGGACTACTATCCGGCACGCATCGGTACCGACCATTACGACGGGGTTGGGTGACATGTCCGACAACGAGTGGCCAAGGGAGTTGCCTCCACCGAACCACGGTGACTGGGGCGACGAACCCCCGCAGGCTCGCAGCCGCATGTTGCTCTCCGCCGCCCTGGTGATCGTGGTCCTGCTGGTCGCCGGCGGGGTCGCATGGCAGCTCATGCGCAACGGCTCCGCCCAGCCGGCCACGCAGCCCAGCGCCGCCCCGCTGCCGTCGTCGACCCAGCCCAGCGTCGCGCCCTGCCCCGACCCGGAGCTGACCGTGGCCGCGGCGCCCGAGATCGAGCCGGTGATCAGGGCCGCCGCCGTCACCCTCAACCCGCCCGGGCAGCGCTGCGCGCCGATCCTGGTCCGGGCCGAGGAGTCCGGCGTCACCCTCGCCGAGGTGGACCAGCCGGACGTCTGGGTGCCGTCCAGCAGCGCCTGGCTGCGCATCGCCGAGGAGAACAAGCTCGCCTTCCGCACCTCCGGGGCCACCCTGGCGTACTCGCCGATCATGCTGACCGCGCCCGAGGCGATCGGCAGTCTGTACATCAAGGACGGCAAGACCACCTGGAACGAGCTGATCGAGGGGGTCGCCGGCGAGCGGATCCCGGTGGCCACCATGTCCGATCCGCTGACGACCACCACCGGCCTGCTCAGCGTGCACGGCGTGCACGCGGCCACCGCCCTGGCCGCCAAGGACCCCGGCATCGCCCAGCTCCGGGCGCTCACCCTGCGCAGCCGCCTGACCGACGCCACCGCCGACCCGGGCCGCCTGCTCGCCCGGATGGCCGCGCAGTCCGACACCACCTCCGCGGTCTACGACATCGGCGTCTTCCCGCTGATCGAGCAGCAGCTCCTCGCCTACCAGAAGGGTGGGCACCAGGTGGCGCTCACCGGTGCGGCGCCCTCCGACGGGATGGTCGAGGCCGACTACCCGTACGCGATCCGCAAGGGCGCCAAGACCGGCCTGGCCGACCGGCTGCGCGCCGCGATCACCAAGCAGGCGCTCACCGAGGCCGGTTTCCGTACCGAGCCGACGGCCGGCGGCGCCCGCCTGCCCGGCACCGGCAAGGCCCTGCTCGACCCGGCCCGGCAGTGGGCCGGATTCCAGAGCCTCGCCTTCCAGGTGCTGCTCCTGATCGACGCCTCCGGTTCGATGAACGAGAAGATCGGCGGCGGTCCGGCCACCAAGGCGTCCCTGCTCCGCGAGTCCGGTGCGAGCGCGGCCCAGCTGTTCAACCGGGACACCACCATCGGTATGTGGTATTTCGGGGCCGGCGCCGCGAGCAGTACCGCGCACACCGAGGAGGTGTCGTTCGGGCCGATCAACGGCGACGACGGGGGCAAGAAGCGGCGGGACGCCCTGACCGAGAAGATCAAGACTTACCGGCCGCAGTCGAACGCCGGCACGCCGCTCTACCAGAGCGTCCTCGACGGTGTCGACGCGATGCGTAAAGAGGTCAAGTCCGGCCGGCCCTCGGTCGTGGTGGTGCTCACCGACGGCGCCGACGGCGGGACCAGGTTCGCCATGTCCCAGCAGGAGTTCCAGAAGCGGCTCGCGGCCGGCCAGGATCCGGCCCGGCCCGTCCCGGTGATCGCGGTCGGTTACGGCCCGGACGCGAACATGCCCGCGTTGCAGAGCATGGCCAAGGCCACCGGCGGCCAGGCGATCGCCGCCAAGAATCCGGCCGACCTGGCCTCCGCCATGGCCAAGGCCTTCCTCGCGGCGCGAGCCGCCAACTGAAGGCAACTAAAAGGCCGGACCGATCTGATCGGCGACGATCCGGGCGGACAGGGTGACCATCGGCAGCCCGCCGCCCGGATGCACCGACCCGCCGACCAGGAACAACCCGTCCACCGGCCCCCGGTTGCCGGGCCGCAGCAGCCCACCCGCGGTTCCGTAGATGGCCCCGCCCGGCGACCCGGTCGCCTCGGCCAGGTCGGCCGGCGTACGCGTCTCGGCGAACTCCAGCCGCTCCCGCACGTCCAGCCCGCGCCGGGCGAGCACCGCCAGCACGTGATCCGCGTACGCCCCGGCCAGCCCCGGCCGCCGCCAGTCCACAGCGGACCATCCGGTGCCCTGCCGTGCCGCGTTGACCAGCACGAACCACGCCTCCCGGCCGTCCGGCCGAACCAGCGGATCGTCGGCCCGGGTGATGAACACCGCCGGATCGTCCACCGGCCGCGCCCGCCGCCCCGGCGCCCCGAAGACGGCGTCGAACTCCGCGTCGTAGTCGGCCGGGAAGAACACCGTGTGATGCGCCAGCTCCGGAGTCTCCCCGCGCACGCCGAGCAGCAGCACGAACCCGGCCAGGCTCCGGTCGGCCAGCCCGCGCAACGGCTTCGGCGCGGGCAGCAGATCCCGGTACAGGGTGACCGCGTCCACGTTGGAGACCACTACGTCGGCGGGCTGGAACTCGCCCGACGCCAGGCGCACCCCGCGCACCCGGTGGTCCGCCTCGATCGCCGTCACTTCGGAGCGCAGCTTCACCCGTACCCCATGATCGGCGCACCGGGCGTGCAGCGAGTCACCGAGCGTGACCAGACCGCCCGGCAGATACCACCCACCGTGCGTGAGTTCGGCGTAGGGGATCGCGGCGAGCGCCGCGGGCGCGCGGCGCGGATCCGTCCCGGTATAGGTGGCATACCGGTCCAGCAGCATGCGCAACCGCGGATCCCGCAGGTAGCGCCGGCCCAGCGCCCGCAGCGACGACCACGGCGCGATCGCCGCGAGATCACCCACCCGCCAGGAGAGCCGCGCCAGCGACGCGGCACTCACCGGACGTTGCAGCACCGACTCCCACGAGGCGTGCCAGATCCGCGCGGCCCGCCGCCAGAACCGGTCCCAGTCCGCGGCCGCCTCCGGGCCCAGCGCCGCGCCGATCCGCTCCAGGAAGACACCGTGATCGGAGGACGAGTCGAGCGTCACACCGTCCGGGAAGACGTGCCGCACCACCGGATCCAGTGGTTGCGGCCGCAGGCCCAGACCCAGGTCGGCGAACACCTCCGGCAGCGTGAGCAGGCTCGGGCCGGTGTCGAAACGGTAGCCGTCCCGCTCGTGGACACCCAGCTTCCCGCCCGGCCGCGCCGCCCGCTCGTGCACGGTCACCCGATGCCCGGCGGCGGCCAGCCGCAACGCCACGGCCAGCCCGCCGACCCCGGCGCCGATCACCACGATCTCACTCACCGCATCGCCTCCCGCACGGTCACAGAGCCCGGCCACGCCAGGTGAGCAGGTTGCGGCGTCGCCGGTGGAACGAGCGCGCGACCAGCCAGCCGAACAGCACGATCGAGAGCGGGTGCGCGAACGCGTCCGGGACGGCCCGGCCACCGGTCGCCACCGCGCTGATCACCCGGCCGGTCACCCCGAGCAGGCAGGCGGCCAGAGCGACGTCCCACCAGGGACTCATCAGGAACAGCATCGGTACGGCGTACAGAAGAAGGAGAAGGACCACGACGGCGGACGCGCCGAACGCGGAGCCGAACGACGCCCACAGCGATTTGCCGTAACCGTCGGTGAGTTCCCGCCAGGAGCCGTACATGTGACAGGTGGCCAGGCGGGAGCCGTCGGCGAGCGCGATCCGGCCGCCGGAGCGTTTCACCGCGCGGGCCAGGCCGATGTCCTCGAGCACGTCGTCGCGAACCGCGGCGTGACCACCGGCCCGCTGATAGCCGGCGCGATCCAGGACCAGCCACTGCCCGCCCGCGGCGGCCAGCGACGGCCGCGGCGAGCGCTCCATGCCGCGCAGCGGCAGAAACGTCAGCCAGGACCATTGCAACAGCGGTTGCACCAGCCGCCCGGCGCCGACGATCTTGGGGTACGGCGAGAGCAGCGTCACCCCGGCACGCCGCAGAAGCCCGGCCGCCCCGGCGATCGCGTCCGGTTCCAGGACCACGTCCGCGTCGACGAAGACCAGCACGTCCGCGTCGGCGGCGCTGTCGGCCAGTTGCCGGCAGGCGTTCGGCTTGCCGAGCCAGCCCGCGGGCGGGGCGGCCCCGGTGAGCAGGCGCACCCGCTCGTCCCCGGCGGCGATCCTCCGGACCACGTCGGCGGTGCCGTCGGAGGAGGCGTCGTCGAGGACGTGAACGGTCAGGTCCGGGACGCCGCGCTGGGCCAGCAGCGACCCCAGACAGGGGGCGACCCGCCCGGCCTCGTCGCGCAGCGGCAGCAGAACGGCGACCCGCTCGCCGGTGACCGCGTCCCGGCGCGGGCGGCGCAGCAGCAGCGCGTTGACCGCGGTGTGCGCGGTGAGCAGCAGCAACGGCGCCAAGGTGAGCCAGACGATCATGCGCGCAGCCGGGGCAGCAGCGGCAGGACGACGGCGCCCATCAGCACGCCACCCCACGCGGCGGACGCGGGCAGGCCCAGGAAGACGGCGTGCGCGAGAACCGACGAGAAGTAGGTCCACAACCAGAGCGCCAGCATCGGGCCGTCACCGGGCGTGGCGACGGCAGGCCCGGCCGCGAACGACAGAGCCGTCATCAGCAGCAGCGCGAACCCGAGCCAGCCCAGGTGATTGCCGATCGGCACGCCGGGCACACCGGGCAGCGCCGGAGCCGGATCGTGCCAGCGCCAGTAACCCTCGGCGACCATCTGCGGATCGAGGAACAGATCCCAGGCCGCCAGACCGACGGCCGCGACCGCGATCCGGGCCGCGCGGCCCTTGGCCACGCGCAGCGCCGCGAGCCACGCCGGCCAGGCCATCCAGGTCCAGGCCAGCGGGATGATCAGGGGTACGCCCAGCAGTTTCGGCCCGAGCTGACCGGAATAGTCGTAGGAACCGAACGGGAAACCGGTCGCCACCCCGATCGCCTCGACCGCGAAACCACCCAGCATCGCCGTGCCGATCAGCGCGGCCGCGGCCCGCACCCCACGGCTGAGCAGCGCGTGCGTCACCGACAGCAGCACCCCGATCAGCACGGTGGCCACGGTCAGCCCGGCACGGGTGTCACCGGTGGTGAGCGGATACCAGACCTGGGCCAGCACCAGCCCGCCGAGCAGGAACCACACCGCTCAACCGCCGGCCTGCCGCTCGACGATCGGGATCTCCCGCCCGAGGATCGCGAACGCCCGCTCGTCCCCCGGGAACAGGAAGTCGCGCAGCACGTCGCTGAACCCGAACCGCCGGTACAGCCGCCAGGCCCGGGACGTCTGCTCGTCGGCCTCCGGAGTGGACAGCAGCACCGTTTTTCCCTCGGCCATCGCCAGCAGGGCACGCAACTGCCGGGCGCCGATCCCGTGACCCTGCGCCGCCGGGCGGACGTGCAACTCGACCACCTCGAAACAGTCGGCCAGCCACCGGTGCCGGGCCTGCTCGTCGAGCGCGGACCGGACCTGGTCGTGCCACCACTGGCCGGGAGCGGAGGTGTAGCCGTACCCGAAGCCGGCGACCCGGCCCTCCGCGGTCAGCGTGGCCACCGCCCGGAAGCCGGGCCGCCGCGCGTGCGAGCCGATGTAGCCGCGGCGGGTCTGCAACAGCTCCTTGCGGTAGCCCATCGCCTCGCCGTAGACCGCCACCACGTCGTCGAGCCGGCGCAGCAGGTCATCCGGCTGCCAAGCAACGAGCCTCATCGCGTCGTCCGCTCCTTCTCGTCAGCGGTCCATCCCAGGACGGTCCGGTCGCCGCTGATGTCCAGCACCGCGAAACGGGCGAAGAGCTCCTCCGCGTACCAGCGGTCGGCGGGGGTGCGGGCGATCACCGCGCGGTGTTCTGGCTGACGGTACGCGAACGCGGTGAGATCCGCCGCGCCGCGCCACACGCTGACCGTGCCCTGCCAGCCGATCGGCGCCTCACCCACCCCGAAGCGGGCCAGCAGCCCCGGCGCGGCCGACAGTTCCCGGGCCACCGCCGGCACCGCCCGCCAGAACCGCAGCGCCCGGGACGGCCGCAACCGGGCCCGGGTCAGCGCCAGCACCATCCCGTCCGGTCTTTTCCCGGACGGCGTGAACGGGCTCCTGCCACCCCAGGCGCCCCTGCTGACCAGCGGTTCCAGATCGACACGCGCCTGCTTCACGGCGATCCGCTCCCACGTGGGGAACCGCACCGGGCGGTCGCTCACGGTGATCGCCGCCCAGCGGGTCAGGTCGGTGTCGCCGGGGCCGAAGGTGGAGCCGGTGCCCGTACCCAGGAATCTGCCGAACCGGACCCCGGAGAGATGGCGGCGGGCGAAGGCCATGCGCAGCATGGCGGAGCCGACGGCCTGCCGCGGGACCCGCCAGACGTGCAGGCTGACCAGATCATCGGTCACCGCGCCACGGTACCGCGGCCTCCGCGGGGCTTCCGGCTACGCGACCTCGGCCGGGCTTCCGGCCGTCACGCGGACCAGCTCCGGATAGGTGATCGGAAAGACCGACCGGGGTACGCCGCCGGCCGCCCAGATCACCGGACAGCTCTCCAGATCGACGTCGACCAGGGTGCGCACCGGCTTCGGATGGCCGAGCGGGGCGACCCCGCCGATCGCCTGGCCGGTGTGCTCCCGGACGAACTCGGGTGTGGCGCGGCGCAGTTTCGCCACGCCGATCGAGGCGGCCACCTTGGCGGTGTCCACCCGGTGCGCGCCCGAGGTCAGGACCAGCAGCGGCTCGCCGTCGGCGTCGAAGATCAGCGAGTTGGCGATCTGGCCGACCGTCACGTCCAGCGCTGCGGCGGCCGCCGCAGCGGTGTGCACCGCCTCGTCGAGGATGACGATGTCGGCCACGTCGGCGCCGGCTTCCCTCAGCGCCTCCCGGACCGCGATGACGTTGGGATGATTGTGCATCCCCTCATCCTGCCCGACTGTCCGCTTCGGTCAGTGACCGACAGCCTTGGCGCTGGCCTCCCACAATCGCGCGGCCAGGGCGCTGTCGCCGGCGTGCGCGGCCGGCCGGGTGACGGTGCGGCCCACGTAGTAGCCGCCGTCCACCAGCTCCGCCTCGGGCGTGGTGGCCAGCCAGACCAGCAGCTCACCGGCCTTCTCCGGGGTGACCAGGAAGGGCGCGTAACGGTAGAAGAGCCGGGTGACCCGGCCGGTGCCGAAGTTGGTGCGCACCACACCCGGATGGAAGGACACGCTGAACACCTCCGGCCAGCGGCGGGCCGCCTCGGCGGTGAACAGGATGTTGGCCGCCTTGCTCGCCCCGTAGGCCTGCCACGAGCTGTACCGCGCCGGATCGCCGGCCAGCCGCTCCGGATCGGGGCTGCCCTGCATGTGTGCCCGGGACGCGGTGTTCACCACCCGGCCGCCCTGCAACTGCTCCCGCAGCAGGCCGGTGAGCAGGAACGGCGCCAGGTGATTGCCCTGGATGGTGGCCTCGAGGCCGTCGCCGGTGCGGCGGAACTCCCCGACCATGCCGCCCGCATTGTTCGCCAGCACGTCGATCCGTGGACAGGCCGCGCGCAGCTGATCGGCCAGGGCGCGCACCTCGGCGAGGCTCTCGAAGTCGGCCCGGAAGGCGGCCGGCTCCCGCCCTCCTGCCGCCGTCACCCTCTCGACGGCGGTGGCCAGCCGGCCGGGATCGCGGCCGACCAGCACCACCTCGTCGCCGCGGGCGGCGAACTGCTCCGCTGCGGCCAGGCCCACGCCGGAACTCGCCCCGGTCACCACGATCGTCGCCATGCCGCCATGGTAGTCACGAAGCCGTCGATCATCCGTTCGAAAAAGCCGGTGGCACGGCGCCGTGAAGGTTGCCTTTTTGTCGGAGGGGGGTGTTAGTCTCTGCGGTAGTTAGAACGGATGTTCGAAAGGGTGTTCGTTCTGCTCCGGGATCGTGTTTCGCGGCACGTGTCCCGGGTGCGGTGGCCCGCGAAGCGCCGCACACCCTGGTCCGGGCATTCGCGGGTCCGGGCCTCAAGGCAGGCCGTCGCTCGCCACCCCCGACCCCCGGTGGTGGGCGACGGACCCGCCGGCGGTGCCGGCCGGGTGTGGTGTGGGGAAGCTTCACACCCGGCCGGCTTGCCGCCGGGCGGCCCGGACGGGCCGCCCGCCGGGGCTCCGGCTGCCCATTTCGGAGCCCCGGTTCCCGGCACGGCATGCTGCGTCTTCCTCCGCAGCGATCGGTTCGACCCACACGTCGGATGCGGAACAGGCGAGGAGATACGACGATGGCGAGCACCACGGCCCCCGGCCTCACGGCGGCTCCCGGTCCGGCGAGCGCCGGCGCGGCCCCCCGGGCGGATTCGCCCACGGTCCCGGCTCACATGCTGCCGCACCGCACACCGTCCCAGCTGCTGGCGCTCGCCCGGACGGGCTTGATCGAGGCAGCGCACACCACCCCTGACGGGCTGCGCTACGCGGCGGCGCATCTGGCCGCCCTGCGCGCGGCCGCCGCCCTGCTCGCTGCCCGGGCCCGGCCGGCCGCGCCCGGCCGCCGCAGCCGGGCGACCAGCGTCTGGTCCCTGCTGGTGCTGGTGGCGCCCGAGTTCAGCGACTGGGCCGGCTATTTCGCGCTCGGCGCCGGCAAGCGCGCGGCGGCCGAGGCCGGCATCCCCCATGTCGTGAGCGCCCGCGAAGCCGACGACCTGCTGCGCGCCGCCGAGCAGTTCGTCACCGTGGCGGAGTCCGCGCTCGGGTTGACATACCAGCCACCCTTGGCCGCGTGACCGCCCGCTCGCCGTCGTGGGCCGGCGGTCCGCCGGGCCGCGTGATCGTCGGCTCGCCGTTGCGGACCGGCCGTCCCTTCGGCCGCGTGACCGTCGGCTCGCCGTTGCGGACCGGCCGTTCTCTCGGCCGCGCGCCGGCCGCCCGACCCGGGTAGCCCGGCTCAGCGGCAGTCCCGGCCAGTGCGGCTCAGCCGCGCCGGGCGCGTTCCGCGAGGGGCGTCAACGGTTGTTTCGCACCGGCACAGGCCCCGGTAGATCGGGTCCCGCCTACCGGGCGCTCTGGGCTTCGGCGGCCTGGCTCCCCGCGGCCTCGGGCTTGGGCGGCCCGGTTCTCCGCGGCACGGGCTTCGGCGGCACGGGCTTCGGCCGGCGCGATCTCGGTGGGCGGGGCTCGGCGGGCGGTTGAGCGCCGGCGGTGGCCGGGTGGGCAGTGATGTGACGGGGATGTGCGACAGAGCGGGGCATGACGTGGCAGGGCGCATGATCAATGGTGCGGCCGCCCTCGCGGGGCTGGTCCGGACGGCGACCGGGACCGGCGAACCGGGGGTGCACCGGCTGCTGCCGGTGGCGCCCGAGCTGAGCGGGCTGTTGCCGGGGCGTGGGCTACGGCGGGGCAGCACGGTGGCCGTCGCCGCCGGGCAGAGCGTGTCGGCCGGTGGCCGGACCTCGCTGATGCTGGCGTTGCTCGCGGCCGCCTCGCGGAACGGCTCCTGGTGCGCGGTGGTCGGAGTGCCCGCGCTGGGTGCGCTCGCCGCCGCGGAGAGCGGCATCGTGCTGGAGCGGCTCGCACTGGTGCCCGACCCGGGGCCGGACTGGCCCACCGTGGTGGCCGCGCTGATCGACGGCGTGGACGTGGTGGTCGCGGCGGTTCCCGGGCCGGTGCCGGCGTCCGTCACCAGCCGGCTGGCCGCGCGGGCCCGGCAGCGGGGAAGCGTGCTGGTGCCGTTCGGTGACTGGTCCGGCGCCGACGTGACCCTCGAAGTCGGCACGGGCCGGTGGGAGGGTCTCGGATCCGGCCGGGGCCGGCTGCGCCGCCGGGAGGTCACCGTCGTGTCCCGCGGGCGGGGTGCGGCCACCCGGCCCCGGGAGATCACCATGTGGATGCCGGGTGT includes these proteins:
- a CDS encoding substrate-binding domain-containing protein; protein product: MSDNEWPRELPPPNHGDWGDEPPQARSRMLLSAALVIVVLLVAGGVAWQLMRNGSAQPATQPSAAPLPSSTQPSVAPCPDPELTVAAAPEIEPVIRAAAVTLNPPGQRCAPILVRAEESGVTLAEVDQPDVWVPSSSAWLRIAEENKLAFRTSGATLAYSPIMLTAPEAIGSLYIKDGKTTWNELIEGVAGERIPVATMSDPLTTTTGLLSVHGVHAATALAAKDPGIAQLRALTLRSRLTDATADPGRLLARMAAQSDTTSAVYDIGVFPLIEQQLLAYQKGGHQVALTGAAPSDGMVEADYPYAIRKGAKTGLADRLRAAITKQALTEAGFRTEPTAGGARLPGTGKALLDPARQWAGFQSLAFQVLLLIDASGSMNEKIGGGPATKASLLRESGASAAQLFNRDTTIGMWYFGAGAASSTAHTEEVSFGPINGDDGGKKRRDALTEKIKTYRPQSNAGTPLYQSVLDGVDAMRKEVKSGRPSVVVVLTDGADGGTRFAMSQQEFQKRLAAGQDPARPVPVIAVGYGPDANMPALQSMAKATGGQAIAAKNPADLASAMAKAFLAARAAN
- a CDS encoding phytoene desaturase family protein, yielding MSEIVVIGAGVGGLAVALRLAAAGHRVTVHERAARPGGKLGVHERDGYRFDTGPSLLTLPEVFADLGLGLRPQPLDPVVRHVFPDGVTLDSSSDHGVFLERIGAALGPEAAADWDRFWRRAARIWHASWESVLQRPVSAASLARLSWRVGDLAAIAPWSSLRALGRRYLRDPRLRMLLDRYATYTGTDPRRAPAALAAIPYAELTHGGWYLPGGLVTLGDSLHARCADHGVRVKLRSEVTAIEADHRVRGVRLASGEFQPADVVVSNVDAVTLYRDLLPAPKPLRGLADRSLAGFVLLLGVRGETPELAHHTVFFPADYDAEFDAVFGAPGRRARPVDDPAVFITRADDPLVRPDGREAWFVLVNAARQGTGWSAVDWRRPGLAGAYADHVLAVLARRGLDVRERLEFAETRTPADLAEATGSPGGAIYGTAGGLLRPGNRGPVDGLFLVGGSVHPGGGLPMVTLSARIVADQIGPAF
- a CDS encoding glycosyltransferase encodes the protein MIVWLTLAPLLLLTAHTAVNALLLRRPRRDAVTGERVAVLLPLRDEAGRVAPCLGSLLAQRGVPDLTVHVLDDASSDGTADVVRRIAAGDERVRLLTGAAPPAGWLGKPNACRQLADSAADADVLVFVDADVVLEPDAIAGAAGLLRRAGVTLLSPYPKIVGAGRLVQPLLQWSWLTFLPLRGMERSPRPSLAAAGGQWLVLDRAGYQRAGGHAAVRDDVLEDIGLARAVKRSGGRIALADGSRLATCHMYGSWRELTDGYGKSLWASFGSAFGASAVVVLLLLLYAVPMLFLMSPWWDVALAACLLGVTGRVISAVATGGRAVPDAFAHPLSIVLFGWLVARSFHRRRRNLLTWRGRAL
- a CDS encoding carotenoid biosynthesis protein, with the protein product MWFLLGGLVLAQVWYPLTTGDTRAGLTVATVLIGVLLSVTHALLSRGVRAAAALIGTAMLGGFAVEAIGVATGFPFGSYDYSGQLGPKLLGVPLIIPLAWTWMAWPAWLAALRVAKGRAARIAVAAVGLAAWDLFLDPQMVAEGYWRWHDPAPALPGVPGVPIGNHLGWLGFALLLMTALSFAAGPAVATPGDGPMLALWLWTYFSSVLAHAVFLGLPASAAWGGVLMGAVVLPLLPRLRA
- a CDS encoding GNAT family N-acetyltransferase, with the protein product MRLVAWQPDDLLRRLDDVVAVYGEAMGYRKELLQTRRGYIGSHARRPGFRAVATLTAEGRVAGFGYGYTSAPGQWWHDQVRSALDEQARHRWLADCFEVVELHVRPAAQGHGIGARQLRALLAMAEGKTVLLSTPEADEQTSRAWRLYRRFGFSDVLRDFLFPGDERAFAILGREIPIVERQAGG
- a CDS encoding monooxygenase; its protein translation is MLRMAFARRHLSGVRFGRFLGTGTGSTFGPGDTDLTRWAAITVSDRPVRFPTWERIAVKQARVDLEPLVSRGAWGGRSPFTPSGKRPDGMVLALTRARLRPSRALRFWRAVPAVARELSAAPGLLARFGVGEAPIGWQGTVSVWRGAADLTAFAYRQPEHRAVIARTPADRWYAEELFARFAVLDISGDRTVLGWTADEKERTTR
- a CDS encoding YbaK/EbsC family protein — its product is MHNHPNVIAVREALREAGADVADIVILDEAVHTAAAAAAALDVTVGQIANSLIFDADGEPLLVLTSGAHRVDTAKVAASIGVAKLRRATPEFVREHTGQAIGGVAPLGHPKPVRTLVDVDLESCPVIWAAGGVPRSVFPITYPELVRVTAGSPAEVA
- a CDS encoding SDR family NAD(P)-dependent oxidoreductase is translated as MATIVVTGASSGVGLAAAEQFAARGDEVVLVGRDPGRLATAVERVTAAGGREPAAFRADFESLAEVRALADQLRAACPRIDVLANNAGGMVGEFRRTGDGLEATIQGNHLAPFLLTGLLREQLQGGRVVNTASRAHMQGSPDPERLAGDPARYSSWQAYGASKAANILFTAEAARRWPEVFSVSFHPGVVRTNFGTGRVTRLFYRYAPFLVTPEKAGELLVWLATTPEAELVDGGYYVGRTVTRPAAHAGDSALAARLWEASAKAVGH
- a CDS encoding SAV_6107 family HEPN domain-containing protein, producing the protein MASTTAPGLTAAPGPASAGAAPRADSPTVPAHMLPHRTPSQLLALARTGLIEAAHTTPDGLRYAAAHLAALRAAAALLAARARPAAPGRRSRATSVWSLLVLVAPEFSDWAGYFALGAGKRAAAEAGIPHVVSAREADDLLRAAEQFVTVAESALGLTYQPPLAA